One region of Amphiprion ocellaris isolate individual 3 ecotype Okinawa chromosome 9, ASM2253959v1, whole genome shotgun sequence genomic DNA includes:
- the si:ch73-22o12.1 gene encoding poliovirus receptor isoform X1: MARRDARNWSDCTKMIGPLCLIASIFMIHGTSGQQVKVEPEVLSYPGQTINLRCAFTDATGIRLTMVTWIYEPKEGKRKNIAVYHPDFDTSYPKSPVKGRVSFTQSPPDLANPSIQISDVRMTDEGKYICEFATYPIGNEQGITYLVMLAKPQNSASIVTVVAGSKPVVVARCESADGRPAAQISWVTTVNGNATTVSKPGADNTVTVTSEYRMAPTAADNGKDISCVVAHRTQVKPESLLNKLAVQYPPQVTIVGYDNNWYVGRTNVMLICQASANPVPTSVNWKTMSGVLPDTVQIVGNELRVLKVDDAVNTTFVCEVTNRIGTTRDQITAMVREPPQNPSNAGVVAGAVIGSLLLLLLVGALIAALVTVSRRQKQGYRANGGSDMKTRMFGGGKKASKNGTGGGAGSGGVGSGNNNGPIYVCNEGSSYQGLGEKNNHHQPLTIGGRPEVVAATPTAQDILLSNELDDAERRKFDELEEDERYDQFSGGAPILQLRPPHDQDDMIGDYLDDDMESQRDGSVISRTAVYV; this comes from the exons GAACATCAGGTCAGCAGGTGAAGGTAGAGCCTGAGGTGTTGTCGTATCCTGGCCAGACCATCAACCTGCGCTGTGCCTTCACTGATGCCACTGGGATCCGGCTCACAATG GTCACATGGATCTATGAGCCGAAGGAAGGAAAAAGGAAGAACATAGCTGTGTATCACCCCGACTTTGATACCAGCTACCCCAAGTCACCTGTGAAGGGCAGAGTCAGCTTCACACAGAGTCCTCCAGACTTGGCCAACCCTTCCATCCAGATAAGCGACGTTAGGATGACAGATGAGGGGAAGTACATTTGCGAATTTGCGACCTACCCCATTGGGAATGAGCAGGGCATCACTTACCTGGTCATGCTAG CTAAGCCTCAGAACTCAGCCTCCATCGTGACAGTGGTGGCAGGCAGTAAGCCGGTCGTTGTGGCACGCTGTGAGTCTGCGGATGGCCGCCCTGCTGCCCAGATCTCCTGGGTGACCACAGTCAATGGAAATGCAACAACAGTGTCTAAGCCAGGGGCCGACAACACTGTGACGGTGACCAGCGAGTACCGGATGGCTCCTACTGCAGCCGACAACGGGAAAGACATTAGCTGCGTGGTGGCGCACAGGACCCAGGTCAAACCTGAGAGTTTGCTCAACAAGCTGGCAGTTCAGT ATCCCCCTCAGGTGACTATCGTTGGCTATGACAATAATTGGTACGTGGGCCGAACAAATGTGATGCTCATCTGCCAGGCTTCTGCAAACCCCGTTCCAACCTCTGTCAACTGGAAGAC CATGTCAGGAGTGTTACCAGATACAGTGCAAATCGTTGGCAATGAGCTGAGGGTACTGAAGGTGGATGACGCTGTAAACACCACTTTTGTCTGTGAAGTCACCAACCGCATAGGGACCACCAGAGATCAGATCACAGCCATGGTCAGAG AACCCCCACAGAACCCATCCAATGCTGGCGTGGTTGCGGGAGCTGTGATTGGctccctgctgctcctccttttgGTCGGCGCTCTCATCGCTGCGCTCGTCACCGTTAGCCGTAGGCAGAAGCAGGGATACCGTGCTAATGGCGGCAGCGACATGAAGACACGCATGTTTGGTGGGGGCAAGAAGGCCAGCAAGAATGGcacaggaggaggtgcaggaagCGGTGGTGTTGGAAGTGGCAACAACAACGGCCCCATCTACGTATGCAATGAAGGCTCCTCCTACCAGGGCCTTGGAGAGAAAAACAACCACCATCAGCCACTCACCATTGGAGGCCGGCCTGAAGTTGTTGCCGCTACGCCGACTGCCCAGGACATCCTGCTGAGCAATGAGTTAGACGATGCAGAGAGGAGGAAGTTTGACGAGCTGGAGGAGGATGAGAGGTATGACCAGTTTAGCGGAGGGGCCCCGATCCTCCAGCTCCGCCCACCGCACGACCAGGATGATATGATTGGAGACTACCTGGATGATGACATGGAGTCCCAGCGGGATGGCTCTGTCATCTCACGGACTGCAGTTTACGTGtag